The Mangifera indica cultivar Alphonso chromosome 8, CATAS_Mindica_2.1, whole genome shotgun sequence genome has a window encoding:
- the LOC123224268 gene encoding sulfate transporter 3.1-like, translating to MGNADYVYPSKENAHHVAVPPPQPFFKSLKYNLKETFFPDDPLRQFKNQPTFKKFILGLQYLLPIFEWAPRYSFQFLKADVIAGITIASLAIPQGISYAKLANLPPILGLYSSFIPPLVYAMLGSSKDLAVGTVAVASLLISSMLGKEVNATENPQLYLHLAFTATFFAGVFQASLGLLRLGFIVDFLSHATIVGFMGGAATVVCLQQLKGILGLHHFTHSTDIISVMRSIFTQTNKWRWESTVLGCCFLFFLLTTRYFSKKKPKFFWISAMAPLTSVILGSILVYLTHAERHGVEVIGQLKKGLNPPSVADLVLESPHLTAAIKTGIITGVIALAEGIAVGRSFAMFKNYHIDGNKEMIAFGLMNIAGSCTSCYLTTGPFSRTAVNFNAGCKTGMSNVVMAVAVMITLLFLTPLFHYTPLVVLSAIIMAAMLGLIDYEAAIHLWKVDKFDFLVCMGAYIGVVFVNIEVGLVVAVSFSLLRVLLFVARPRTILLGNIPNSEIYRNIEQYPNANSIPGILILEIDAPIYFANSSYLRERISRWVDEEEERLRSSGEFTLQYVILNMGGVGNIDTSGISMLAEIKNVFERRALKLVLANPGAEVTKKLDKSKFMENIGQEWIYLTVGEAVEACNFMLHTYKPDPKKEESEPWNNV from the exons ATGGGTAACGCAGACTACGTTTACCCTTCTAAGGAAAATGCCCACCATGTCGCGGTTCCACCACCACAACCATTTTTCAAGTCGTTAAAGTATAATCTCAAGGAGACGTTCTTTCCTGACGATCCATTGCGGCAGTTCAAGAACCAGCCAACTTTTAAGAAATTCATTTTAGGCCTTCAGTATCTTCTGCCCATTTTTGAATGGGCTCCTCGTTACAGTTTTCAGTTCTTGAAAGCAGATGTAATCGCCGGGATCACTATTGCCAGTCTCGCAATCCCTCAAGGGATCAGTTACGCCAAACTGGCTAACTTGCCACCAATTCTTGGCCTGT ATTCTAGCTTTATTCCGCCATTGGTGTATGCAATGTTGGGGAGTTCAAAAGATTTGGCCGTAGGGACGGTTGCTGTTGCCTCACTTCTCATATCATCGATGCTGGGTAAAGAAGTTAATGCTACTGAGAACCCGCAACTTTATCTTCACCTTGCTTTTACCGCAACGTTCTTTGCCGGAGTTTTTCAAGCTTCCTTAGGATTGTTAAG GCTAGGGTTCATAGTGGATTTCTTATCACATGCAACGATAGTAGGTTTCATGGGAGGAGCAGCAACAGTGGTGTGCCTGCAACAGCTGAAAGGGATCCTTGGGCTTCATCACTTCACCCATTCCACTGATATTATCTCTGTTATGCGTTCCATCTTCACCCAAACTAATAAG TGGAGATGGGAAAGTACCGTGTTGGGCTGTtgtttcctcttcttcctcctcaCCACCAGATACTTT AGCAAGAAGAAACCCAAGTTCTTTTGGATATCAGCAATGGCGCCATTGACATCAGTCATTCTTGGAAGCATTCTCGTTTATCTTACCCATGCCGAGAGGCACGGCGTTGAAGTG ATAGGACAACTGAAGAAGGGGTTGAATCCACCGTCTGTGGCGGATCTGGTTTTAGAGTCGCCTCATCTCACTGCAGCTATCAAAACTGGCATCATCACTGGCGTCATAGCTCTGGCT GAAGGAATTGCCGTGGGGAGAAGCTTTGCAATGTTCAAGAATTATCACATTGATGGAAACAAAGAGATGATAGCTTTTGGTTTGATGAACATTGCCGGTTCTTGCACTTCTTGCTATCTCACAACAGGACCATTTTCGCGGACAGCCGTAAATTTCAATGCAGGATGCAAAACAGGAATGTCCAACGTTGTTATGGCAGTGGCAGTGATGATCACATTGCTTTTTCTAACACCATTGTTCCATTACACGCCCCTTGTCGTTCTCTCTGCAATTATAATGGCTGCAATGCTTGGCCTCATCGACTATGAGGCTGCCATCCATCTCTGGAaagttgataaatttgatttccTCGTGTGCATGGGCGCATATATTGGTGTTGTGTTTGTTAACATTGAGGTTGGTTTAGTGGTTGCGGTGTCGTTTTCTTTGTTAAGGGTGCTTCTGTTTGTGGCGAGACCAAGGACAATTCTTCTTGGTAACATTCCAAATTCTGAGATATACAGAAACATTGAACAATACCCTAATGCAAACTCCATCCCTGGAATTCTCATACTTGAGATTGATGCTCCCATTTACTTCGCCAATTCGAGCTACTTGAGAGAAAGGATTTCCAGATGggttgatgaagaagaagagaggttGAGATCTTCTGGAGAGTTCACCCTACAATATGTAATTCTGAATATGGGAG GTGTTGGTAACATTGACACTAGTGGGATAAGCATGTTGGCGGAGATTAAGAACGTTTTTGAAAGAAGGGCGCTCAAG CTTGTATTGGCGAATCCTGGAGCTGAGGTGACGAAGAAGCTTGACAAGTCGAAATTCATGGAGAATATAGGGCAAGAATGGATATATTTGACAGTGGGAGAAGCAGTTGAGGCATGCAATTTTATGCTTCATACATACAAACCAGATCCCAAGAAAGAAGAATCAGAGCCATGGAATAATGtctaa